One part of the Anaeromyxobacter sp. Fw109-5 genome encodes these proteins:
- a CDS encoding PHP domain-containing protein: MAAQPPAGLIDLHSHSLASDGEYAAGEVAERAAAAGLRVWGLCDHDTVAGLTAAQQAADRVGLRFVPGIELSAFLDRREIHLLGHFVDPEHPGLKRFEDFLAERRRERMTQIVQRLATLGVTLRVENIEKHSGGKTIGRPHVAKAILETGVVSSVKEAFDRFLGEGRPAYVQRYRLEADEAVRLVRAAGGTTTIAHPGVNGLERGDLERLRAAGVEGIEVLHADHNPSVREKYRRLAEALDLVPTAGSDFHGPAISPDRHFGDVTMTEADLARLEARRP, encoded by the coding sequence ATGGCAGCCCAGCCCCCCGCCGGCCTCATCGACCTTCACTCCCACAGCCTCGCGTCCGACGGGGAATACGCCGCCGGGGAGGTGGCGGAGCGCGCCGCCGCGGCGGGCCTGCGCGTGTGGGGCCTGTGCGATCATGACACGGTGGCAGGTCTCACGGCCGCCCAGCAGGCGGCCGATCGCGTCGGCCTCCGGTTCGTGCCCGGGATCGAGCTCTCGGCCTTCCTCGATCGGCGCGAGATCCACCTCCTGGGCCACTTCGTGGACCCGGAGCACCCCGGCCTGAAGCGCTTCGAGGACTTCCTCGCGGAGCGGCGGCGGGAGCGCATGACCCAGATCGTCCAGCGCCTCGCGACGCTCGGCGTGACCCTGCGAGTGGAGAACATCGAGAAGCACAGCGGCGGCAAGACCATCGGGCGGCCCCACGTCGCCAAGGCGATCCTCGAGACCGGGGTGGTCTCCAGCGTGAAGGAGGCGTTCGATCGCTTCCTCGGCGAGGGAAGGCCCGCGTACGTGCAGCGCTACCGCCTGGAGGCCGACGAGGCGGTGCGGCTCGTGCGGGCGGCGGGAGGCACCACGACCATCGCGCACCCCGGCGTCAACGGCCTCGAGCGCGGCGATCTCGAGCGGCTCCGCGCCGCGGGCGTGGAGGGGATCGAGGTGCTGCACGCGGATCACAACCCGTCGGTCCGCGAGAAGTACCGCCGCCTGGCCGAAGCGCTCGATCTCGTCCCGACGGCCGGCTCCGACTTCCACGGACCGGCGATCTCGCCGGACCGCCACTTCGGCGACGTCACGATGACCGAGGCGGACCTGGCGCGGCTCGAGGCGCGGAGGCCGTAG